From Rhodanobacteraceae bacterium, the proteins below share one genomic window:
- a CDS encoding ABC transporter, ATP-binding protein: MFGYYIDLALRSLKRTPVLTGLMVLAIGLGIGASMTMLTVLHVMTQDPLPGRSAHLYVPHLDPLPLTYQQPETAPKPNDSLTWPDAMALLRARRAEKQAAMAGGTLLVTPQRAGLQPFDISGRYITSDFFAMFGVPFVAGSSWTAADDLAHAHMVVLAESLARKLFGNANPIGQTVALGNNGSAPQEFRVIGVIRDWAPKPLFYEDSAGKPYTDADKFFLPLPTAIDLKLSFNGNQMGWGHSDGSWRTSPVVSWLQFWVQLDTPAQVAAYRQFLIDYSAEQKTLGRFQRPATNARVYSLMGWLQHENLVPDDVKLQMWLALGFLGVAMLNIVALLLAKFLRRSGEISVRRAMGARKRDIFVQFGIESALVGVGGGLLGLGIAQIGLWSIRQRPDDYAHLASMDPSMLFVTVVLAIVASALAGLLPAWRACRVPPALQLKTL; this comes from the coding sequence ATGTTCGGCTACTACATCGACCTTGCACTGCGCAGCCTGAAGCGCACGCCCGTCCTCACCGGCTTGATGGTGCTGGCGATCGGACTCGGCATCGGCGCCTCCATGACCATGCTGACGGTGCTGCACGTGATGACGCAGGATCCGCTGCCGGGGCGCAGTGCGCATTTATACGTGCCGCACCTCGATCCGCTGCCGCTGACGTATCAGCAACCCGAAACCGCGCCGAAGCCGAACGACAGCTTGACCTGGCCGGACGCAATGGCGCTGCTGCGCGCGCGTCGCGCGGAGAAACAGGCGGCGATGGCGGGTGGCACTCTGCTTGTGACACCACAGCGTGCCGGGTTGCAGCCCTTCGATATCAGCGGCCGCTACATCACTTCCGATTTCTTCGCGATGTTTGGCGTGCCGTTCGTTGCGGGCAGTAGCTGGACCGCTGCGGATGATCTGGCGCATGCACATATGGTCGTGCTGGCAGAGTCGCTGGCGCGCAAGCTGTTCGGTAACGCGAATCCGATCGGGCAAACCGTGGCGCTTGGCAACAACGGCAGTGCACCGCAAGAGTTCCGGGTAATCGGCGTTATTCGTGATTGGGCGCCGAAACCTTTGTTCTACGAAGACTCCGCAGGCAAACCGTACACCGACGCCGACAAGTTTTTCCTGCCCTTGCCCACCGCCATCGATTTGAAGCTGAGCTTCAACGGCAACCAGATGGGTTGGGGCCACAGTGATGGAAGCTGGCGCACCAGTCCGGTCGTGAGCTGGCTGCAATTCTGGGTGCAACTGGATACGCCTGCGCAGGTTGCGGCGTACCGGCAGTTCCTGATCGATTATTCGGCCGAGCAGAAAACGTTGGGCCGCTTTCAGCGCCCTGCTACCAATGCAAGGGTGTACAGCCTGATGGGCTGGCTGCAGCATGAAAACCTGGTGCCCGACGACGTGAAGCTGCAGATGTGGTTGGCGCTCGGTTTCCTGGGTGTCGCGATGCTCAATATCGTCGCGCTGCTGCTGGCCAAGTTCCTGCGTCGCTCAGGCGAGATCAGCGTGCGCCGCGCGATGGGTGCGCGCAAGCGCGACATCTTCGTGCAGTTCGGCATCGAATCCGCGCTGGTGGGCGTGGGCGGCGGCTTGCTCGGCTTGGGCATTGCGCAAATCGGATTGTGGAGCATCCGGCAACGTCCCGACGATTACGCGCATCTCGCATCGATGGATCCCTCGATGCTGTTCGTCACTGTGGTGCTGGCGATCGTCGCTAGCGCGTTGGCCGGCCTGCTGCCGGCGTGGCGCGCGTGCCGAGTGCCGCCCGCGTTGCAGTTGAAGACCCTGTGA
- a CDS encoding ABC transporter, permease protein encodes MEIRPILATLRKHKLTAILLTLQVAFTCAIVCNVAFMITHRVQRISMPTGIAENQLSVIRAEGIQQNANPQAQHATDLAALRAIPGVESVVATNGSLPLSQSSSFYGVCPTKKALEEAMQAQSLGAACVQPGVYGGSPGLVATLGLDLIEGRDFRSDEFVKDGQPPVAIISQALAERLYPGESPLGKELYTGGPNPIRVIGVVKTLLAARLRMPGTDYYTMIYPQLPSDTYTYYVMRSVPQDRDRVLKAAHDALLRVDPNRLVENTGETYTQIRAEYFQRDTTMIGLLLASALGLLFVTALGITGLANFWVGQRTRSIGIRRAIGATRGDILRYFQTENFLIVTFGVLLGVLLAVGLNLLLMKHYELPRLPLWYLPVGAVVLWLLGQLSVLAPALRASNVPPVVATRSV; translated from the coding sequence ATGGAAATCCGGCCGATCCTTGCGACGCTGCGCAAACACAAGCTCACCGCCATCCTGCTGACGCTGCAGGTCGCCTTTACCTGTGCGATCGTGTGCAACGTGGCCTTCATGATCACGCATCGCGTGCAGCGCATATCGATGCCGACCGGCATCGCCGAGAATCAGTTGTCGGTGATCCGGGCCGAGGGTATCCAGCAGAATGCAAACCCGCAGGCGCAACATGCGACGGATCTTGCCGCCCTGCGGGCGATTCCCGGCGTCGAATCCGTCGTGGCCACAAACGGTTCGCTGCCGTTGAGCCAGTCCAGCAGTTTTTACGGCGTTTGTCCCACCAAGAAGGCGCTGGAAGAAGCGATGCAGGCGCAATCGTTGGGCGCGGCGTGCGTTCAGCCCGGCGTCTATGGCGGCTCGCCTGGCCTGGTCGCAACGCTGGGTCTGGACCTCATCGAAGGCCGCGATTTTCGTTCCGATGAATTCGTGAAGGACGGCCAGCCGCCCGTCGCGATCATCAGCCAGGCTCTGGCGGAGCGCCTATATCCGGGCGAGAGCCCGCTGGGCAAGGAGTTGTACACGGGAGGGCCGAATCCAATTCGCGTGATCGGTGTCGTCAAGACGTTGCTGGCAGCACGTTTGCGCATGCCCGGCACCGACTATTACACGATGATCTATCCACAGTTACCTTCTGATACCTACACGTATTACGTGATGCGCAGCGTCCCGCAGGATCGCGACCGTGTGCTGAAAGCGGCGCACGACGCCTTGCTGAGGGTCGACCCAAATCGACTGGTCGAGAACACGGGCGAGACCTACACCCAAATCCGCGCGGAGTATTTCCAGCGCGACACCACCATGATCGGCCTGCTGCTCGCGTCGGCGCTGGGCCTGTTGTTCGTCACCGCGCTCGGCATTACGGGACTTGCGAATTTCTGGGTAGGACAACGCACCCGCAGCATCGGCATCCGCCGTGCGATCGGCGCGACGCGCGGCGACATCCTGCGTTACTTCCAGACCGAGAATTTCCTGATCGTTACCTTCGGCGTGCTGCTGGGCGTGCTGCTGGCGGTCGGCCTGAACCTGCTGCTGATGAAACACTACGAACTGCCGCGCCTGCCGTTGTGGTACCTGCCCGTCGGCGCGGTGGTGCTGTGGCTGCTGGGTCAGCTGTCCGTACTGGCGCCGGCGTTGCGCGCATCCAACGTGCCGCCGGTGGTGGCGACGCGGTCTGTCTAG
- a CDS encoding Histidine kinase/response regulator hybrid protein — protein MRTVLIIDDQAAVRDALSLLLSLHEIRPLTATSPEEGMALLERERVDVVIADMNFSADTTSGEEGVALFHAIRARHPDLPVILLTGWSHLETAVQLVKAGAADYMSKPWDDAKLLATVENLLELSENARAAAATRMTRRRRREELERSHDLRGIVFASDEMLRVLELACRVARAEVPVLVTGPNGAGKERIAEIVHANSAVRDKPLLTVNCGALPSELIEAELFGAEAGAYTSAVRAREGRFEAADGGTLFLDEIGNLPPAGQMKLLRVLETGEFERLGSTRTRKVKVRVISATNADLSAMIREGRFREDLFYRLNTIEIPLPPLIERPDDILPLAEHFLDDDAVLSDEARDAMLAYAWPGNVRELKNTIDRAKLLCGRDEITTEHLGLPTAAPVASRSLDDPPREAVEDALKKAGGVISRAARTLGLSRQALYRRMQRYGIPTEG, from the coding sequence ATGCGCACCGTATTGATCATCGATGACCAGGCCGCGGTGCGCGATGCGTTGTCGCTACTGCTGTCGCTGCACGAAATCCGCCCGCTCACCGCGACGTCGCCGGAAGAAGGCATGGCGCTGCTGGAGCGCGAGCGCGTGGACGTGGTGATCGCGGACATGAATTTCAGCGCCGACACCACTTCGGGCGAGGAAGGCGTGGCGCTGTTCCACGCGATCCGCGCGCGCCATCCGGATTTGCCGGTGATCCTGCTGACCGGCTGGTCGCACCTCGAAACCGCGGTGCAACTGGTGAAGGCGGGCGCCGCGGATTACATGTCCAAGCCATGGGACGACGCCAAGCTGCTGGCGACGGTCGAGAACCTGCTGGAGCTTTCCGAGAATGCGCGCGCCGCCGCGGCCACGCGCATGACGCGCCGCCGCCGCCGCGAGGAACTGGAACGCAGCCATGACCTGCGTGGCATCGTGTTCGCGTCCGATGAAATGCTGCGTGTGCTGGAACTCGCCTGCCGCGTCGCGCGTGCGGAGGTGCCGGTGCTCGTCACCGGCCCGAACGGCGCCGGCAAGGAACGCATCGCCGAAATCGTGCACGCGAATTCCGCGGTGCGCGACAAGCCGCTGCTGACGGTGAACTGCGGCGCATTGCCCAGCGAATTGATCGAAGCCGAACTGTTCGGCGCGGAAGCGGGCGCGTACACCAGTGCGGTGCGCGCGCGCGAAGGCCGCTTCGAAGCCGCCGACGGCGGCACGCTGTTCCTCGACGAGATCGGCAACCTGCCGCCGGCCGGGCAGATGAAACTGTTGCGCGTGCTGGAAACCGGCGAGTTCGAACGGCTGGGTTCCACGCGCACGCGCAAGGTCAAGGTGCGAGTGATCAGCGCGACCAACGCCGATCTTTCCGCGATGATCCGCGAGGGCAGGTTTCGCGAGGACTTGTTCTATCGCCTCAACACCATCGAGATTCCGCTGCCGCCGCTGATCGAGCGCCCGGACGACATCCTGCCGCTGGCCGAGCATTTCCTCGACGACGACGCGGTGCTGTCGGACGAGGCGCGCGATGCGATGCTCGCGTACGCGTGGCCCGGCAACGTGCGCGAACTCAAGAACACCATCGACCGCGCGAAATTGTTGTGCGGGCGCGACGAAATCACCACGGAGCATCTCGGCTTGCCGACGGCGGCGCCCGTGGCGTCGCGCAGCCTCGACGATCCGCCGCGCGAAGCCGTGGAGGATGCGCTGAAAAAGGCCGGCGGCGTGATCAGCCGCGCCGCGCGCACGCTCGGGCTGTCGCGCCAGGCGTTGTACCGGCGCATGCAGCGGTATGGGATTCCGACGGAGGGGTGA
- a CDS encoding Histidine kinase/response regulator hybrid protein — MRFSSLEGKLALLLIGASAAGAALAATLTEWTHSGWLGGAIAIAACMVPVAWLAHAAMQPVRRLLRALSGSVASYRDGDFSISLRTRRRDELGQLIEAHNELGHALREQRQNLVQRELLLDTVVQHSPTALILTDASDRVVYANLAARHLFNEGKNPGGLRFEDLLAACPDAMRQALAASEDSLFGVEMGNDEEYFHLSRRDFRLQGRPHQLYLVQRMTRELSRQEVAVWKRVIRVISHELNNSLAPISSLAHSGAELARRHDLERLPRVFEGIGDRVRHLHSFTAGYASFAKLPQPNPAPVEWAAFLESLRMHCEFRLVGEVPSESAQFDAAQIEQVLINLVKNAVEAGGDPAEVTLAIMHTLQSWRIEVSDRGPGMSDTVLAQALLPFYSTKRSGTGLGLALAREIVEAHGGRIGLANREGGGLRVTVSLPASRV; from the coding sequence ATGCGCTTCTCCTCCCTCGAAGGCAAACTCGCGCTGCTGCTGATCGGTGCTTCCGCCGCCGGCGCCGCACTCGCCGCCACGCTGACGGAGTGGACGCACAGCGGCTGGCTGGGCGGTGCGATCGCGATCGCCGCGTGCATGGTGCCGGTGGCGTGGCTGGCGCACGCGGCGATGCAGCCGGTGCGGCGCCTGCTGCGCGCGCTGTCGGGCAGTGTCGCGAGTTACCGCGATGGCGACTTCAGCATTTCGCTGCGCACGCGCCGCCGCGACGAACTCGGCCAGTTGATCGAGGCGCACAACGAACTCGGGCACGCGTTGCGCGAGCAGCGGCAGAACCTGGTGCAGCGCGAATTGCTGCTCGACACCGTGGTGCAGCATTCGCCCACCGCGCTGATCCTCACCGACGCCAGCGACCGCGTGGTGTACGCGAACCTCGCCGCGCGGCATTTGTTCAACGAAGGCAAGAATCCGGGCGGACTGCGTTTCGAGGATCTGCTGGCCGCGTGCCCCGACGCGATGCGGCAGGCGCTGGCCGCCAGCGAGGACAGCCTGTTCGGCGTCGAGATGGGCAACGACGAGGAATATTTCCACCTCTCGCGCCGCGATTTCCGCTTGCAGGGACGGCCGCACCAGTTGTACCTGGTGCAGCGGATGACGCGCGAGTTGTCGCGCCAGGAAGTGGCGGTGTGGAAGCGCGTGATCCGCGTGATCAGCCACGAGCTCAACAATTCGCTGGCGCCGATTTCCTCGCTCGCGCACTCCGGCGCGGAACTGGCGCGCCGCCACGACCTCGAGCGCTTGCCGCGGGTGTTCGAAGGCATCGGCGATCGCGTGCGCCACCTGCATTCGTTCACCGCGGGCTACGCGAGCTTCGCCAAGCTGCCGCAGCCGAATCCGGCGCCGGTGGAATGGGCCGCGTTCCTGGAATCGCTCCGGATGCATTGCGAATTCCGGCTGGTCGGCGAGGTGCCGTCCGAATCCGCACAATTCGACGCGGCGCAAATCGAGCAGGTGCTGATCAACCTCGTGAAGAATGCGGTGGAAGCCGGTGGCGATCCCGCCGAGGTGACGCTGGCGATCATGCACACCTTGCAGAGTTGGCGCATCGAAGTGTCCGACCGCGGACCTGGCATGAGCGACACCGTGCTGGCGCAGGCGCTGCTGCCGTTCTATTCCACCAAGCGTTCCGGTACCGGGCTGGGCCTCGCGCTGGCGCGCGAAATCGTGGAAGCGCATGGCGGCCGCATCGGTCTTGCGAACCGCGAGGGCGGCGGGTTGCGGGTGACGGTGTCGCTGCCGGCGTCGCGGGTGTAG